In Armatimonadota bacterium, the following proteins share a genomic window:
- a CDS encoding GNAT family N-acetyltransferase has product MTSLDNPIWHSLMTRHAHLAIGDGLALRYPPDVTPFIAVEEKSGRAASQMLEIVQPGDRVGILAVIPERTADWDLVHGIEVHQYVWDLPAADAWPEPEAIVMGEAHIEAMLELTAQVYPAYFRPGTARLGHYVGILEDGVLCAMAGVRMAMDGYQELSAICTHPDHRGKGYATRLTRHLVHYVMSKGDVAFLHTESDNVAAQRVYERLGFTLRRVLPFDMLERKGA; this is encoded by the coding sequence TGACCCGTCACGCCCACCTGGCGATCGGCGATGGCCTCGCGCTGCGCTATCCGCCAGACGTCACCCCGTTCATCGCCGTCGAGGAGAAGTCGGGGCGGGCGGCCTCCCAGATGCTCGAGATCGTCCAGCCTGGAGACCGCGTCGGCATCCTCGCCGTCATCCCGGAACGCACCGCCGACTGGGACCTCGTCCACGGCATCGAGGTGCACCAGTACGTGTGGGACCTTCCTGCCGCCGACGCCTGGCCGGAGCCAGAGGCCATCGTCATGGGCGAAGCGCACATCGAGGCGATGCTCGAGCTCACGGCGCAGGTCTATCCCGCCTACTTTCGACCTGGCACCGCGCGGCTGGGCCACTACGTGGGCATCCTGGAGGACGGCGTGCTCTGCGCGATGGCTGGCGTTCGCATGGCCATGGATGGCTACCAAGAGCTGAGCGCGATCTGCACCCATCCGGACCACCGTGGCAAGGGCTACGCCACCCGCCTCACGCGCCATCTCGTTCACTACGTGATGTCCAAGGGCGACGTGGCGTTCCTGCACACCGAATCCGACAACGTCGCGGCGCAGAGGGTCTACGAGCGTCTGGGCTTTACGCTGCGCCGCGTCTTGCCGTTCGACATGCTCGAACGAAAAGGTGCTTGA